The Elusimicrobiota bacterium genomic sequence TCCGGGATGGCGATTTTGCCGACATCGTGAAGCAGGGCTGCAAATTGAATGTCCCTGATTTCGTCAAAGTGCAGGGATAATTTTTTTGCAATAGCGATTGAATTATTGCTGATTCTCTCGCAATGTCCCTGGGTGTGTATGTCCTTGGCTTCTATGGCTTCTGAGAGTGACTTTATTGTTGAAATAAATAAATCCTGATAATCATCAAGCAAAGATGAGATTTTTTCTTTTAATACTTTTTCTGTATTTAACTTTGAAAGAAGTTCCTTTTTGTCAAATATTTTTTTAAGATTTGTCAAAAGTAAATCAAAATTGATTGGCTTCACTATATAATCGGATGCACCGCTTTTAAGAATATTTATTACCGAATCAACAGTTGGCATTGCAGTAATTATAATAATTTCAGTTGAGGGATAATCGTTTTTTATAACGTTTAATAAATCGTTACCTCCCATAACAGGCATATTAAGGTCAGTAATTACAACGTCAATATTCAATTCTCTCAAGATTTCCAGTGCATTTTTTCCGTTAGTTGCGGTGTTCACNNNNNNNNNNCGTAATTCTCATCTCCCAGAAATTTTTTTGAGAGCTGACACAATGA encodes the following:
- a CDS encoding response regulator; this translates as VNTATNGKNALEILRELNIDVVITDLNMPVMGGNDLLNVIKNDYPSTEIIIITAMPTVDSVINILKSGASDYIVKPINFDLLLTNLKKIFDKKELLSKLNTEKVLKEKISSLLDDYQDLFISTIKSLSEAIEAKDIHTQGHCERISNNSIAIAKKLSLHFDEIRDIQFAALLHDVGKIAIP